A window from Esox lucius isolate fEsoLuc1 chromosome 16, fEsoLuc1.pri, whole genome shotgun sequence encodes these proteins:
- the rev1 gene encoding DNA repair protein REV1 isoform X2, translated as MMMHGGQFHLYYSRSKTTHIIATNLPNSKIQELRDQKVVRPEWITESVKAGHLLSYLQFQLYAKQKGLSFPSLCVPPGQETTAPGRVLPPPGHPHPSLGPPTSNLSHLTPGHNNPQANQTNPLLGHLSPVSGFIRTISSNHLYSDPGHIAPHPPGHVQPKPGCFRPPPPAYTQPQTAGPVLALPNHEHSKPGHATLMSNLSFSNHLQHSYRELDFRLNGSLLTYDNTGTMQMNGAREGGPCLIRPPKGAKNHPVTNGFALPVNGALKPLDLSPTWPHPPSSNLDAPKHLYSPPRGPSSPTISHHRNHLQPTNEQRPKPPPPTYQEATAASASRPLNLPPPKSCQSDSPPEKPHTPPDLNTSPSSVRLNGSHHNAFPPHPGVMETNSLSANPVSSNSAPSDSDHQSAKAKTGGIISEYYSHSRLHHISTWRNEFSEYVNTLQSSRRATGGANFPGRDRLRRHRREGGPAVPGPQSCILHVDMDCFFVSVGIRHRPDLKGKPVAVTSNRGPGRVAQRPGVDRQLEMQYYQKKYSHLASDRKDEDLEEMTSPPETERHASHGNNRVDTATLSMAEIASCSYEARQAGVRNGMFFGQAKLLCPSLQSVPYDFQAYKEVALTLYNTLASYTHSIEALSCDEALVDGSALLAELGVTPDELASAIRADVKERTGCSASVGMGSNILLARMATRKAKPDGQYLLRPEEVDDFIRDQTVTSLPGVGRSMGGKLASLGVRSCGDLQQVTLQRLQKEFGPRTGQTLFRFCRGLDDRPVRSEKERKSVSAEMNYNIRFTQVDEAESFLTNLSMELEKRLQGAGLKGRRLTLKVMVRKAGAPLEPSKYGGHGICDNLARSVTLAQTTDSGQLIACEVIKLFHTMSLEVRDLRGVGLQVQLLEGAHSDPSGPKSRSIRDMLLAPRPPAQQSPAQPRPSDPPPDALDSTTNQERRSSARVPAGVSTTRPLSPAEPIPGTSKGEPPPTIHTPTRTRLNLSIEVPSPSQVDRSVLEALPAELREQVESSWTHRETMRPHYRSRLGPSSPHPSPPPPPRMASPPEGRSAGTLVLQIPNQSGQSGSTGIILELPDFSQVDPDVFAALPPELQEELRSAYVRRGTQEVTEQRNPLLQLKNVAAGVGRVKRRYKRKNTNTSPAKKGPSPLKRPRPPGSSPAKALPHALRPRDLSNGLKLENGPSTSTLKQDALETRSKITLRPRPTLAGAWDFTDIRTLLREWVTTISEPMEEDILQVVKYCTDLIEDKDLEKLDLVIKCMKRLMQQSVESVWCMAFDFILDNVQVVVQQTYGSTLKIT; from the exons ATGATGATGCACGGAGGTCAGTTCCACCTCTACTACTCCCGCTCCAAGACCACCCACATCATCGCCACCAACCTGCCCAACAGCAAGATCCAGGAGCTCCGGGACCAGAAGGTGGTGCGGCCTGAGTGGATCACTGAGAG TGTGAAGGCTGGCCATCTCCTGTCCTACCTGCAGTTCCAGCTTTATGCCAAGCAGAAAGGCCTGAGCTTCCCCAGCCTGTGTGTTCCCCCGGGCCAGGAGACCACAGCACCCGGCCGTGTTCTGCCTCCACCCGGCCACCCCCACCCCAGCCTTGGACCCCCCACATCCAACCTCAGTCACCTAACACCCGGCCACAACaacccacaagccaaccagacTAACCCCCTATTGGGTCACCTCAGTCCAGTGTCTGGATTCATCAGAACCATATCCTCCAACCACCTGTACTCTGACCCGGGACACATCGCGCCCCACCCACCCGGCCACGTTCAGCCCAAGCCAGGCTGCTTCCGACCCCCTCCACCTGCCTACACCCAGCCACAGACAGCTGGTCCTGTCCTAGCACTCCCCAACCACGAGCACTCTAAACCTGGACACGCAACACTCATGTCCAACCTGTCCTTTTCAAATCACCTACAGCACAGCTATCGGGAGTTGGACTTCAGACT GAACGGGTCACTACTGACATATGACAACACAGGGACTATGCAAATGAACGGGGCCCGGGAGGGGGGCCCCTGTCTGATCAGACCCCCAAAGGGGGCGAAGAACCATCCTGTTACCAATGGTTTTGCCCTCCCTGTGAATGGTGCCTTAAAACCTTTGGACCTTTCGCCAACATGGCCCCATCCCCCCTCATCCAACCTTGACGCACCCAAACATCTCTACAGCCCCCCCAGAGGCCCCAGTTCTCCCACCATCTCTCACCATAGAAACCACTTGCAACCAACCAATGAACAAAGACCCAAGCCCCCTCCGCCGACCTATCAAGAGGCAACGGCAGCCTCGGCTTCCCGCCCCCTCAATCTCCCACCTCCCAAGTCCTGTCAGTCAGATTCCCCACCTGAGAAACCACACACCCCACCCGACCTAAACACCTCCCCTTCCTCTGTCCGTCTGAATGGCAGTCACCACAATGCCTTTCCTCCTCACCCTGGTGTTATGGAAACCAACAGCCTATCAGCCAATCCTGTTTCATCAAACTCCGCCCCCTCGGACAGTGACCACCAGTCGGCAAAGGCGAAGACGGGAGGGATCATCTCGGAGTACTACTCTCACTCTCGCCTGCATCACATCTCCACGTGGAGAAATGAGTTCTCTGAGTATGTCAACACGCTGCAGAGCTCCAGGAGAGCCACCGGGGGCGCCAACTTCCCCGGCAGAGACCGGCTAAGACGCCACAGGAGAgaag GTGGCCCGGCTGTCCCCGGACCGCAGTCCTGCATTTTGCATGTGGACATGGACTGTTTCTTCGTCTCCGTGGGGATCAGACACCGGCCAGACCTTAAAG GGAAGCCAGTGGCGGTGACCAGTAACCGAGGTCCTGGCAGAGTGGCCCAGAGGCCTGGTGTTGACCGCCAGCTGGAGATGCAGTACTACCAGAAGAAATACTCCCACCTGGCCTCAGACAGGAAGGATGAGGACCTGGAGGAAATGACCTCGCCACCTGAAACTGAGAGACACGCATCCCACGGCAACAACCGTGTTGACACGGCTACCCTCTCCATGGCCGAGATCGCCTCCTGTAGCTATGAGGCCAG GCAGGCGGGGGTGAGGAACGGGATGTTTTTCGGCCAGGCCAAGCTGCTGTGTCCCTCCCTGCAGTCTGTCCCTTATGACTTCCAGGCGTATAAGGAAGTGGCCCTGACCTTGTACAACACCCTGGCCAG TTACACTCATAGCATAGAGGCTCTGAGTTGTGATGAGGCGTTGGTGGATGGCTCTGCCCTGCTGGCTGAATTGGGTGTTACACCAGATGAGTTGGCGAGCGCCATCCGGGCTGACGTCAAGGAGAGGACAGGGTGCTCGGCGTCCGTGGGCATGG GATCCAACATCCTGCTGGCGAGGATGGCTACTCGGAAAGCCAAGCCTGATGGACAGTACCTCCTGAGGCCAGAAGAAGTGGACGACTTCATAAGGGACCAGACCGTTACCAGCCTGCCAG GTGTGGGTCGTTCTATGGGTGGTAAACTGGCGTCTCTGGGGGTGAGGTCTTGTGGGGATCTGCAGCAGGTGACTCTTCAGCGGCTGCAGAAAGAGTTCGGGCCTCGGACCGGGCAGACTCTCTTCAGGTTCTGCCGAGGTCTGGATGACCGGCCCGTCCGcagtgagaaggagaggaagtcCGTCTCGGCCGAAATGAACTACAACATCCGCTTCACACAG GTGGATGAGGCGGAGTCATTCCTGACTAACCTGTCCATGGAGTTAGAGAAGCGTCTGCAGGGGGCGGGGCTTAAGGGTCGCAGGCTGACCCTAAAGGTCATGGTCCGTAAAGCTGGTGCCCCATTGGAGCCTTCTAAATATGGTGGTCATGGAATCTGTGATAATCTGGCAAG gtCAGTGACCCTCGCCCAGACAACAGACAGTGGTCAGCTGATCGCCTGTGAGGTCATCAAGCTCTTCCACACCATGAGTCTGGAGGTGCGGGACCTGAGGGGGGTGGGCCTCCAGGTTCAGCTTCTCGAGGGGGCCCATTCAGACCCCTCAGGACCCAAAAGCCGTTCAATCAGAGACATGCTGCTGGCCCCGCGCCCCCCGGCCCAGCAGTCCCCCGCCCAGCCCCGACCCTCAG ATCCGCCACCTGATGCTCTGGATTCAACTACCAATCAGGAGAGGAGATCGTCTGCCAGAGTCCCGGCTGGCGTCTCCACAACCCGCCCACTTTCACCCGCCGAGCCAATCCCAGGGACAAGCAAAGGGGAGCCACCACCCACCATTCACACCCCGACCCGGACACGCCTCAACCTCAGCATCGAGGTCCCTTCGCCTTCACAG GTGGACCGGTCTGTGCTGGAAGCCTTGCCTGCTGAGTTGAGGGAACAGGTTGAGAGTTCCTGGACCCACAGGGAGACCATGAGACCCCACTACAGATCACGCCTTGGCCCTTCctcccctcacccctctccccccccacccccacgcaTGGCCTCCCCCCCTGAAGGTCGGTCTGCAGGAACTCTGGTGCTTCAGATCCCCAACCAGTCTGGACAGTCCGGATCCACTGGGATCATACTGGAGCTGCCAGACTTctcccag GTGGACCCGGATGTGTTTGCAGCGCTCCCTCCAGAGCTCCAGGAGGAGCTGCGTTCAGCGTATGTCCGTCGAGGAACCCAGGAGGTCACGG AACAGAGGAACCCTCTGTTGCAGCTCAAGAATGTAGCGGCCGGGGTGGGACGTGTGAAGCGCCGCTACAAGAGGAAAAACACCAACACCAGCCCTGCTAAGAAAGGTCCCTCCCCTCTAAAGAGACCCCGCCCACCAGGAAGCAGCCCTGCCAAAGCCCTGCCACACGCGCTTAGACCCCGGGACCTCTCCAACGGCCTCAAG CTGGAGAATGgaccctccacctccaccctgaAACAGGACGCCCTGGAGACACGCTCCAAGATCACCCTGCGCCCCAGACCCACCCTGGCTGGAGCCTGGGATTTCACCGACATCCGAACACTCCTCAGAGAATGGGTCACTACCATCTCAG